DNA sequence from the Leptospirillum ferrooxidans C2-3 genome:
AGGCAACGGAGATGGCCGTCCCGGCATGGCCGGCGGAAAAGGCATCATGAGGGCTCTCTTCCCGTTTCGGAAAACCTGCAAGCCCCTGCCACTGACGAATTGTGGACAAGCGGTCCAGACGTCCCGTCAGCATCTTGTGGGGATAAGCCTGATGCCCAACATCCCAGACAATTCTGTCACGCTCAGTATCAAAAATGCGATGCAGTGCGATCGTCAGCTCCACCACACCAAGTCCTCCTCCAAAGTGACCACCAACTTTGGAAAGGACTTGGATCATTTCCAATCGAATTTCCTGTGCGAGATTCCCCATTTCGTCCATTGTGAGCTTTTTGATATCTCTTGGCCCACCAATTCTTTTAAGGATGTCAGTCATTAATTCCTTCTCTCTATAATATATCGTGCAATTCCCCTCAGATGATCAGCTTTTTCACCTAACCCGGAAACAGCATCAAGAGCAGCTTCAAGCTTCTCTTTTGCCATTTTTTTGGCCCCATCAATACCTAGGAGGGCGGGATATGTATTTTTTAAATGATTGTTATCTTTTTGTGCTGCCTTTCCAAGAGTTGCGGCATCACCCTCAACATCAAGGAGATCATCGGCGATCTGGAACGCGACGCCGACTGATTCACCATATTGATCCAGTGAGTTAAATTCGGAAGCACCTGCCTCCCCTAACAATGCACCAATCCTGACAGATGAAAGGATCAGTGCTCCTGTTTTGTGCCTGTGCAGAAACTCCAGGTCTTCAAGAGAAATCCGTCGACCTTCACTTTCCATATCAAGCATCTGACCACCAACCATTCCAGCCAGACCCGATCCGTGAGAAAGCTCCCGCACAACAGCCAGTCTCACTTTTTCAGAAGACAGCTCATCATAACGGGGATCGGACAAAATCGTAAAGGCATAAGTCAAAAGGGCATCCCCTGCAAGGATTGCTGTTGCATCCCCAAAAACAACATGATTGGTTGGCTTTCCACGACGGAGATCATCATTATCCATTGCAGGCAGATCATCATGAATCAATGAATAGGTATGAATGAGTTCAAGAGGAAGAAGAAGTGGGATATAAGGTTCGGGATCATGACCGACAGAAGAAAGCGCCGCCATCGACAGGATTGGACGAATCCGCTTTCCACCAGCGAGCAGGCTATACCGCATAGATTCGGACAAACGACCGAACCGACCCGCCCATGGCTCCAGAAATAGGGAAGACAATGCGGAATCCACCAAAGCTTTACCATAGTCCAGAAAAGCTTCTATCTCTTTCCCGGAATTATTTTTGACCAACTCAACCACCGTTCTCTCTCTCCTCGTTTTTATTGACCGGAACCTGATCCTCAAAGGGAACTTCCATATCCCCCTTCATCAGAAGAGTTATGCGACGCTCCGTATTCTCGAGAACCCCCCGGCATTCCTTCGACAGAACAACCCCTTCCTCAAAAAGGGCTATGGCTTTTTCCAGCG
Encoded proteins:
- the xseB gene encoding exodeoxyribonuclease VII small subunit, which encodes MASRKSSQGADSFEKKMARLEEIVSLMEGGGLPLEKAIALFEEGVVLSKECRGVLENTERRITLLMKGDMEVPFEDQVPVNKNEERENGG
- a CDS encoding farnesyl diphosphate synthase; amino-acid sequence: MVELVKNNSGKEIEAFLDYGKALVDSALSSLFLEPWAGRFGRLSESMRYSLLAGGKRIRPILSMAALSSVGHDPEPYIPLLLPLELIHTYSLIHDDLPAMDNDDLRRGKPTNHVVFGDATAILAGDALLTYAFTILSDPRYDELSSEKVRLAVVRELSHGSGLAGMVGGQMLDMESEGRRISLEDLEFLHRHKTGALILSSVRIGALLGEAGASEFNSLDQYGESVGVAFQIADDLLDVEGDAATLGKAAQKDNNHLKNTYPALLGIDGAKKMAKEKLEAALDAVSGLGEKADHLRGIARYIIERRN